The genomic stretch AGTCACAGTAGAGTATGTAGaaaatctgtaaaaaacaaaacaaaacaaaaaaaaagtcacagtgtgtCAGTGTACTATGTCAAAATGAACTCATAGAAGACATTTATGATTACTGCAGTTTGGGTAAATGaacatttaaatgtgatgaCATGAGTTTGACTGACATCTAGTGTTTAACTCCTGCAACTGCAGGAAAGTTCCTGAAAACACAGGAATGATTTGgtgacctcctgtcctcctgtgtAACAGCTCCACCCAGTGGAGAGCTGTGGTAGGCACAGGAAAGTTCCTGAAGACTCTGGAGTTCCTCCAGTGAGAATATAAAAGCTGGGACAGTCCCACTGCTGAGACAGAAAGCAACACACAAGAGAACACACACTTTAACAAGAGGACtcatcactgaacacacactgaagaTGCTGTGCTCTAATGGATTCCACTCTGCCCTCAGTCCATTCATGGACTTCCACTGGCCTGTACACActctgaggtcagaggtcaggccTCTGCTCTACCAGCAGGATCTACTGCAGAGAAACCTAAAGGAGCTCCGCAGCAGTCTGGAGCTGATGGACAAACTTCAACACAAGATCCAGGAGGAGACGGAGCCCTTCCAAACCAGCGCAGCCGTGCAACCGGTCTCCTTCCAGctggagaaagagggagagcacTTCGGCCTGACCCTGGACACTCGAGGCTTTTCCCCAGAGGAGCTGTCTGTCAGACAGGAGGGCAG from Epinephelus moara isolate mb unplaced genomic scaffold, YSFRI_EMoa_1.0 scaffold3349, whole genome shotgun sequence encodes the following:
- the LOC126387286 gene encoding heat shock protein 30-like, which translates into the protein MLCSNGFHSALSPFMDFHWPVHTLRSEVRPLLYQQDLLQRNLKELRSSLELMDKLQHKIQEETEPFQTSAAVQPVSFQLEKEGEHFGLTLDTRGFSPEELSVRQEGRKLRVSGKTEKKQEDGKGSYSYRLQ